In the genome of Tannockella kyphosi, one region contains:
- the parE gene encoding DNA topoisomerase IV subunit B produces MKKVINSYTEDNIQILEGLDAVRKRPGMYIGSTDGRGLHHLVWEIVDNAIDEALAGYGDQINVTIKKDNSIEVTDFGRGMPTGMHKSGKGATEVILTVLHAGGKFSEDGGYKTSGGLHGVGASVVNALSSWLVVTVHRDGKIYQQRFEDGAKKISKMKEIGKTTKTGTTIHFLANPSIFSVTEFNYGTIRERLMESAFLLNGVSIDLFDERNDKSDHFQFDKGLIAFSEYINDNKEVLHPPVLIEGNNNEFDVEVALQFTSGYQETIVSFVNLVRTGDGGTHETGFKSALTKTFNEYARKYALLKDKDKNLEGNDVREGLSGIISIKIPEKYLQFEGQTKSKLGTPEARAIVDNVVYEKLSFYLEENKAIADNLIKKMIKARMVREAARKARELARNGKSNKQERILSGKLAPAQSKDKKKKELYLVEGDSAGGSAKQGRDRKHQAILPLRGKVINTEKAALSDVLKNEEISTMIHTIGAGVGSDFQVEDSNYGKVIIMTDADTDGAHIQILLLTFFYRYMRDLIVQGKVFIALPPLYKISKKVGKKQQILYAWEDHELEEAKKELGKGYAIQRYKGLGEMNADQLWDTTMNPETRTLIQVSIDDAAIVERRVSVLMGDKVEPRREWIEENVQFSLEDTYEIEGK; encoded by the coding sequence AATTAATTCATATACTGAAGATAATATACAAATATTAGAAGGACTGGATGCAGTTCGTAAAAGACCAGGAATGTATATTGGTTCTACGGATGGTAGAGGATTGCATCATTTGGTTTGGGAAATTGTTGATAATGCAATCGACGAAGCATTAGCTGGATATGGCGATCAAATTAATGTCACTATAAAAAAAGATAATAGTATTGAAGTTACTGACTTTGGACGTGGAATGCCAACTGGGATGCATAAATCTGGAAAAGGTGCTACAGAAGTTATTTTAACTGTATTACATGCAGGTGGTAAATTTTCTGAAGATGGTGGTTATAAAACATCTGGGGGATTACATGGTGTTGGTGCAAGTGTTGTAAATGCATTGTCTTCTTGGTTAGTAGTAACGGTTCATCGTGATGGTAAAATTTACCAACAACGTTTTGAAGATGGTGCTAAAAAGATTTCAAAAATGAAAGAAATTGGAAAAACTACAAAGACAGGTACAACTATTCATTTTTTAGCGAATCCATCTATTTTTTCAGTTACTGAATTTAATTATGGAACTATAAGAGAGAGATTAATGGAAAGTGCATTTCTATTAAATGGTGTTTCTATTGATTTATTTGATGAAAGAAATGATAAATCAGATCATTTTCAATTTGATAAAGGTTTAATTGCCTTTAGTGAATATATCAATGATAATAAAGAAGTTTTACATCCTCCTGTTTTAATTGAAGGAAATAATAATGAATTTGATGTAGAAGTAGCTCTTCAATTTACTAGTGGATACCAAGAAACTATTGTTTCTTTTGTTAACTTAGTTAGAACTGGTGATGGTGGAACACATGAAACAGGTTTTAAATCTGCTTTAACAAAAACATTTAATGAATATGCTAGAAAATATGCTTTGTTAAAAGATAAAGATAAGAACTTAGAAGGAAACGACGTACGTGAAGGACTTTCAGGTATTATTTCTATTAAAATACCTGAAAAATATTTACAATTTGAAGGACAAACAAAATCTAAATTAGGAACTCCTGAAGCAAGAGCGATTGTTGATAATGTTGTTTATGAAAAATTATCGTTTTATTTAGAAGAAAACAAAGCAATTGCTGATAACTTAATTAAAAAGATGATTAAAGCTAGAATGGTGCGAGAAGCAGCTAGAAAAGCTCGAGAATTAGCAAGAAATGGTAAATCAAATAAACAAGAACGTATTTTGAGTGGGAAGTTAGCTCCTGCTCAATCAAAAGATAAAAAGAAAAAAGAATTGTATTTAGTAGAAGGGGATTCAGCTGGTGGTAGTGCAAAACAAGGTCGTGATCGTAAACATCAAGCAATTTTACCTTTAAGAGGGAAAGTTATTAATACTGAAAAAGCGGCTTTAAGTGATGTTTTAAAGAATGAAGAAATATCAACCATGATTCATACAATTGGTGCTGGTGTTGGTAGTGATTTTCAGGTTGAAGATAGTAATTATGGAAAAGTAATTATTATGACCGATGCCGATACAGATGGGGCTCATATTCAAATATTATTACTAACATTCTTTTATCGTTATATGCGTGATTTAATTGTCCAAGGAAAGGTCTTTATAGCCTTGCCTCCGTTATATAAGATTTCTAAAAAAGTTGGTAAAAAGCAACAAATATTATATGCATGGGAAGACCATGAATTAGAAGAAGCAAAAAAAGAATTAGGAAAAGGTTATGCTATTCAACGTTACAAAGGATTAGGAGAAATGAATGCAGACCAATTATGGGATACTACAATGAATCCTGAAACACGTACTTTAATCCAAGTATCGATTGATGATGCTGCCATAGTTGAAAGAAGAGTATCTGTTTTAATGGGTGATAAGGTAGAGCCTAGACGTGAATGGATTGAAGAAAATGTTCAATTTTCTTTAGAAGATACTTATGAAATTGAGGGTAAATAA
- the parC gene encoding DNA topoisomerase IV subunit A: protein MIDKKIEMSLDIIMGDRFAKYSKYIIQDRALPDVRDGLKPVQRRILYSMFKEGNLQSKAYRKSAKTVGNVIGNYHPHGDSSVYDAMVRMSQDWKYRVPLVDMQGNNGSIDNDPAAAMRYTEARLSAISELLLKDIDKETVLFSLNFDDTEYEPTVLPAAYPNLLVNGATGISAGYATDIPPHNLHEVIDATICRITNPDCSLEQLMEHMKGPDFPTGAIVEGKEGIEQAFKYGKGKVILRAVSTIEQTKTMNKICISEIPYEVNKAELVRKIDEIRFNRNIDGIIEVRDESDRDGLMIVIELKKEVSIENTLNYFYKNTDLQKNYNYNMVAIKDKRPNLMGLKDILDGYINHQIDVITKSTLFDLQKANRRKHIVAGLIKAISILDEVVALIRKSKDKGDAKNNLITKFDFSELQAEAIVMLQLYRLTNTDIVSLQNEDHDLDKQIVYLNAILDSDERLREEIINRLTAVKNTYKIPRLSIIKDEIKEIKIDEKAMILSEDINVSITRDGYIKRISNRSIKASEGSLIGKKEDDYLLKLIQMNTVESLLLFTNKGNYLYIPAHKIEEFKWKDIGKHVSYLVSIDSTEKIIEAIVVHDFSAPFYILMVSKFGQIKRTKLEDFEVTRYSKSLKCFGLKEHDEVISASLTNGNCAVLLSTYAGYTGMYSEQEVSIVGTKAAGIKALNVKDDHLIAANTFDPFANLSIMLFSENVGVKRLKLDDIQLCSRQAKGMTVYKNPKSKAIHLKDVIVCPIDTLLQVHTTEDVYRLVPKDYSNASLEQKPTSMTTNKTEVVHLVTTDIIQDTKLVKIETVAPTMKKNEHDSFKEEMERTLFTMLDD, encoded by the coding sequence ATGATTGATAAAAAAATAGAAATGTCCCTTGATATTATCATGGGAGATCGATTCGCTAAATACTCAAAATATATTATTCAAGATCGTGCTTTACCAGATGTCAGAGATGGTTTAAAACCAGTTCAAAGAAGAATATTATATTCGATGTTTAAAGAAGGTAACTTACAAAGCAAAGCTTATCGTAAATCAGCAAAAACAGTTGGTAACGTAATTGGTAACTATCACCCACATGGTGATAGTTCCGTATATGATGCAATGGTCCGTATGTCACAAGATTGGAAATATCGTGTCCCCTTAGTTGATATGCAAGGGAATAACGGTTCTATCGATAATGATCCAGCAGCTGCAATGCGTTACACAGAAGCTCGTTTATCAGCGATTAGTGAATTGTTATTAAAAGATATTGACAAAGAAACAGTACTATTTTCATTAAATTTTGATGATACTGAATATGAACCAACTGTTTTACCGGCAGCTTATCCTAACTTATTAGTAAATGGAGCTACTGGTATTTCTGCTGGATATGCTACAGATATACCACCACATAACTTACATGAAGTTATTGATGCAACGATTTGTCGTATTACAAATCCTGATTGTTCATTAGAACAACTAATGGAACATATGAAAGGTCCTGATTTCCCTACCGGTGCGATTGTAGAAGGTAAAGAAGGAATTGAACAAGCATTTAAATATGGGAAAGGGAAAGTAATATTACGTGCTGTTTCTACTATTGAACAAACAAAAACAATGAATAAAATATGTATTAGTGAAATTCCTTATGAAGTAAATAAAGCGGAATTAGTCCGTAAAATTGATGAAATACGTTTTAATAGAAATATTGATGGTATTATTGAAGTTCGTGATGAATCAGATCGAGATGGCTTAATGATTGTTATTGAATTAAAAAAAGAAGTATCGATTGAGAATACTTTAAATTATTTTTATAAAAATACAGACTTACAAAAGAACTATAATTATAATATGGTAGCTATTAAAGATAAAAGACCTAACTTAATGGGATTAAAAGATATTTTAGATGGTTATATCAACCATCAAATTGATGTAATTACAAAAAGCACATTATTTGATTTACAAAAAGCAAATCGTCGTAAACATATTGTAGCTGGGTTAATTAAAGCAATTTCTATCCTTGATGAAGTAGTTGCTTTAATACGTAAATCAAAAGATAAAGGGGATGCTAAAAATAACTTAATTACTAAGTTTGATTTTAGTGAATTACAAGCAGAAGCAATTGTTATGTTACAACTTTATCGTTTAACTAATACAGATATTGTTTCTTTACAAAATGAAGATCATGATTTAGATAAACAAATTGTTTATCTAAATGCTATTTTAGATAGTGATGAAAGATTAAGGGAAGAAATCATTAATCGTTTAACAGCAGTCAAGAATACTTATAAAATACCTCGTTTATCTATTATTAAAGATGAAATCAAAGAGATTAAAATTGATGAAAAAGCAATGATTCTTAGTGAAGATATCAATGTATCCATCACTAGAGATGGATACATTAAAAGAATCTCTAATCGTTCTATTAAAGCTAGTGAAGGTAGTCTAATTGGTAAAAAAGAGGATGATTATTTATTAAAACTAATTCAAATGAATACAGTGGAAAGTTTATTATTGTTTACGAATAAAGGAAATTATTTGTATATTCCTGCCCATAAGATTGAAGAATTTAAATGGAAAGATATAGGTAAACATGTTAGTTATTTAGTTTCTATTGATTCTACTGAAAAAATAATAGAAGCTATTGTTGTTCATGATTTTAGTGCTCCATTTTATATTTTAATGGTTTCTAAATTTGGACAAATAAAACGTACGAAATTAGAAGATTTTGAAGTAACAAGATATTCTAAATCATTAAAATGTTTTGGATTAAAAGAACATGATGAAGTGATTAGTGCTAGTTTAACTAATGGCAATTGTGCTGTGTTATTATCTACATATGCTGGTTATACAGGAATGTATAGTGAACAGGAAGTTTCGATTGTAGGAACTAAAGCAGCTGGTATTAAGGCTTTAAATGTGAAAGATGACCATTTAATTGCAGCAAATACTTTTGATCCTTTTGCTAATTTATCGATTATGTTATTTAGTGAAAATGTGGGTGTCAAACGTTTGAAGTTAGATGATATTCAATTATGTTCTAGACAAGCAAAAGGGATGACGGTCTATAAAAATCCTAAATCGAAAGCAATTCATTTAAAAGATGTTATTGTTTGTCCAATTGATACTTTACTTCAAGTACATACAACAGAGGATGTTTATCGTCTTGTACCTAAAGACTATAGTAATGCATCTTTAGAACAAAAACCTACTTCTATGACTACGAATAAAACAGAAGTAGTTCATTTAGTAACTACTGATATTATTCAAGATACAAAATTAGTAAAGATTGAAACAGTGGCTCCAACAATGAAGAAAAATGAACATGATTCATTTAAAGAAGAAATGGAAAGAACACTGTTTACAATGTTGGATGATTAG
- the sigK gene encoding RNA polymerase sporulation sigma factor SigK encodes MFLSIMSLLSNIFFVSYVKTQTFEKPLSKLEEQEYLEKLFQGDKNARNILIERNLRLVAHVAKKYENKKDLQEDLISIGTVGLIKGVDNYKPEHKTKLATYVARCIENEILMHLRTNKKTSLDVSMNEIIGSDKDGSEIILEDLIPDKQIPILDQIVQNDSINKLKQYYHILTTRELKTITMRYGLNQTTVYTQKQIAKELNISRSYVSRLEKRALIKLLKEYLKDNQNESFKY; translated from the coding sequence ATGTTTTTATCCATTATGAGTTTATTATCAAATATCTTTTTTGTTTCTTATGTTAAAACACAAACCTTTGAAAAGCCTTTATCAAAATTAGAAGAACAAGAATATTTAGAAAAACTTTTTCAAGGAGATAAAAATGCAAGAAATATACTAATTGAAAGAAATCTTCGATTAGTAGCACATGTGGCCAAAAAATATGAAAACAAAAAAGATTTACAAGAAGACTTAATAAGTATTGGTACTGTTGGTTTAATTAAAGGTGTCGATAATTATAAACCGGAACACAAAACAAAACTAGCAACTTATGTTGCTAGATGTATTGAAAATGAAATATTAATGCATCTTAGAACAAATAAGAAAACAAGTCTTGATGTTTCTATGAATGAAATTATTGGTAGTGATAAAGATGGTAGCGAAATTATATTAGAAGATCTTATTCCAGATAAACAGATTCCTATCTTAGATCAAATCGTACAAAATGACTCCATTAACAAATTAAAACAATACTACCATATATTAACTACGCGAGAACTAAAAACCATAACTATGCGTTATGGTTTAAATCAAACTACTGTATACACCCAAAAACAAATAGCGAAAGAACTAAATATTTCTAGGTCTTATGTATCACGTTTGGAAAAAAGAGCGCTTATAAAGCTATTAAAAGAATATTTAAAAGATAATCAAAATGAATCTTTTAAATACTAA
- a CDS encoding CAP domain-containing protein: MERKKRVIIVGIIIAVIFMIGAGVYYVTNVQNSSQSDGELNLLQDEFYSEYGEAVSVVARRYLDSTDATVMANAVMSVDIENQEDQDYPAMGSYLATITYDQEQVSFYIHVVDTIPPVFDETENQIITAGSAMSEDDFIALFNATDLTEVSMTVNMTDFDEQINGDYTIVATAYDSSNNEASYSINVTVTGNTTNQDDAHDESDNDSSSSDSSSDQNSSSTTDYTANMSAPEISYDAIALINDERAKLGLDSLEYSSTLGDLAIIRANEIQTVYNNDMASVYRNSGEYGYFAEMLSKHSKTAQYTASEVVTDWLASESEYKKLMDVDLKATGIAVAYMNNRWVALVSYDH, from the coding sequence ATGGAGAGAAAAAAACGTGTTATTATTGTAGGGATTATTATTGCTGTTATATTTATGATTGGAGCAGGGGTTTATTATGTGACAAATGTTCAAAATTCAAGTCAATCTGATGGTGAATTAAATTTATTACAAGATGAGTTTTATAGTGAATATGGAGAAGCTGTTTCTGTTGTTGCAAGACGTTATCTTGATTCTACTGATGCAACAGTGATGGCAAATGCAGTGATGAGTGTGGATATTGAAAACCAAGAGGATCAAGATTATCCTGCGATGGGAAGTTATTTAGCAACGATCACATATGATCAAGAACAAGTGTCTTTTTATATTCATGTTGTCGATACAATTCCACCAGTTTTTGATGAAACAGAAAATCAAATAATAACTGCTGGATCAGCAATGTCAGAAGATGATTTTATAGCTTTATTTAATGCAACAGATTTAACAGAGGTTTCAATGACTGTTAATATGACTGATTTTGATGAACAAATTAATGGAGATTATACTATTGTTGCAACTGCTTATGATAGTTCTAATAATGAAGCTTCTTATTCAATAAATGTTACAGTAACAGGGAATACAACGAATCAAGATGATGCTCATGATGAATCAGATAATGATAGTTCATCAAGTGATTCAAGTAGTGATCAAAATAGTTCATCAACTACCGACTACACAGCTAATATGTCAGCTCCTGAAATATCATATGATGCCATTGCATTAATCAATGATGAAAGAGCGAAACTGGGATTAGATAGTTTAGAATATAGTAGCACATTAGGTGACTTAGCTATTATCCGTGCTAATGAGATTCAAACAGTTTATAACAACGATATGGCGAGTGTATATCGTAATAGTGGGGAATATGGCTATTTTGCAGAAATGCTCTCTAAGCATTCAAAAACTGCTCAATATACTGCATCTGAGGTAGTAACTGATTGGTTAGCTTCCGAATCGGAATATAAAAAATTAATGGATGTAGATTTAAAAGCTACTGGAATTGCAGTTGCTTATATGAATAATCGTTGGGTTGCTTTAGTTTCATATGATCATTAA